Genomic segment of Caproiciproducens sp. NJN-50:
ATCACGCGCATTCACAACATTAATGGGTTTTCCTTCCTGAAATGCTTTTAGATTCGCGACAGCAGCATCCATTAAGCGTTGGCGGCTTTCCTTCGGTGCCCAAGAGATATGGGGTGTAATCAGGCAGTTTTTAGCTTTCAGAAGAGGGTTGTTCTCTTGAATCGGCTCTACTGAAACAACATCCAGGCCGGCAGCATACACCTTGCCGGAGTTTAGCGCTTCTGCCAGGTCTTCCTCTACGATCAGCGGACCACGTGAATTATTGAGGAGAATCACGCCATCTTTCATTTTCGCAATGGTGTTTTTATTGATGATGCCCTGCGTGGAAGGAAATAGCGGGCAGTGCAGGACAACCACATCCGAAGTGCTCAGAAGTATGTCCAGTGAGACATATTCGGCAAGGCTCTTCCCTTGCGGGTTGGGATATTCGTCGTACGCGATGACCTTCATACCCATTGCTTTAGCAATTTTTCCTGTCGTCTGCCCGATCTTCCCAAAGCCGATAATACCCATGGTCTTATTGGCAAGCTCAATTAGAGGATAATCCCAGAAGCACCAGTCAGGGCATTGGCTCCAGCGGCCTTGATGCACCTCCTTATCGTGATGTGCGACATGGTGGCAGATTTCCAACAGCATGGCAATAGCGAACTGTCCAACTGCGGCCGTCCCATAAGTTGGAATATTACACACCGGAATACCACGTTTTTGTGCCGCCGCCGTATCTACGACATTGTAGCCGGTAGCCAGAACACCAATGTATTTCAGGTTGGGGCAGGCCGCCAGCGTCTGTTCCGAAATAGGGGTTTTGTTTGTAATTACGGCCTCCGCGTCGCCAAGGCGGGAAACGGTCTTCTCGGGCTGCGTGCGGTCGTAAACTGTAAGCTCGCCCAACTTTTCAAATTCTTCCC
This window contains:
- a CDS encoding D-2-hydroxyacid dehydrogenase; translated protein: MKIVVLDGYTENPGDLSWEEFEKLGELTVYDRTQPEKTVSRLGDAEAVITNKTPISEQTLAACPNLKYIGVLATGYNVVDTAAAQKRGIPVCNIPTYGTAAVGQFAIAMLLEICHHVAHHDKEVHQGRWSQCPDWCFWDYPLIELANKTMGIIGFGKIGQTTGKIAKAMGMKVIAYDEYPNPQGKSLAEYVSLDILLSTSDVVVLHCPLFPSTQGIINKNTIAKMKDGVILLNNSRGPLIVEEDLAEALNSGKVYAAGLDVVSVEPIQENNPLLKAKNCLITPHISWAPKESRQRLMDAAVANLKAFQEGKPINVVNARDML